Proteins from a genomic interval of Dehalococcoidales bacterium:
- a CDS encoding 4Fe-4S binding protein produces the protein MIEQEIGHDRLKLRFVKPEGKISRRELLKLVLPRYEVIPFVDAALCPGKQDCGICQDTCPLSAMMVEAGEIKVDTALCSGCGACVAACPFRAISYPTFSLESLDEEMGRLLAENSSPSPQPGIIVLACQHCSPVPDERRAAPTLSANVLPLTIPCLAMASPWLMLRAFDRGASGLALSGQGKCHDGLNPGIWEQNVRFVRELLGAWNSETQRIGIFGITGDTAGMETELERFAGEVTGLGPTPLAESEPSTVPAEGLLLPTLIRGLRDKLGVTETGTVAAGTAPFGRLELDCCRCIGCGLCARDCPTEALTALLNDETGDYQLLFRHDLCVGCGRCVEVCPEDCIRLEPVLELDKLDNPAVVIFTDMMVKCRECGNTIGPRALVAGLQEKLSAMGEAMAAQFELCPECKVKAHYGYQETAPSAEGKSG, from the coding sequence GTGATTGAACAGGAAATTGGTCACGATAGACTCAAGTTACGCTTCGTAAAGCCTGAAGGTAAAATCAGCCGGCGTGAACTTCTGAAGCTGGTTTTGCCTCGTTATGAAGTCATACCTTTTGTTGATGCCGCTTTGTGCCCGGGTAAACAGGATTGCGGGATTTGCCAGGATACCTGCCCGCTGAGTGCGATGATGGTTGAGGCGGGTGAGATTAAAGTTGATACTGCTTTGTGTTCCGGGTGCGGAGCCTGCGTCGCCGCCTGTCCGTTCCGGGCGATAAGTTATCCTACCTTTTCTCTGGAAAGTCTGGATGAAGAAATGGGGCGATTGCTGGCGGAGAATAGCAGTCCTTCTCCGCAGCCGGGTATAATCGTTCTTGCCTGTCAGCACTGCTCACCAGTGCCTGATGAGCGGCGGGCAGCGCCAACTCTGTCCGCTAACGTATTGCCCCTGACTATTCCCTGCCTGGCGATGGCTTCGCCCTGGTTGATGCTGCGTGCTTTTGACAGGGGAGCTTCAGGACTGGCGCTGTCAGGCCAGGGGAAATGCCATGATGGATTGAATCCAGGTATCTGGGAGCAGAATGTCCGCTTTGTCCGGGAACTGCTTGGTGCCTGGAATAGTGAAACGCAGCGTATCGGGATATTCGGTATTACCGGTGATACGGCCGGAATGGAAACTGAACTGGAGCGGTTTGCCGGAGAAGTAACCGGCCTGGGCCCCACGCCGTTAGCGGAATCTGAGCCTTCAACGGTTCCCGCCGAAGGTTTACTGCTTCCGACGCTCATCAGAGGTTTAAGGGATAAGCTGGGGGTAACGGAAACCGGAACAGTAGCTGCGGGCACGGCTCCTTTCGGCAGGCTGGAACTGGACTGTTGCCGCTGCATTGGTTGTGGTCTGTGCGCGCGTGACTGTCCGACAGAGGCGCTGACGGCTCTGTTGAATGATGAGACCGGAGACTATCAGCTGCTCTTCCGGCATGATTTATGTGTCGGCTGCGGCAGGTGTGTTGAGGTCTGTCCTGAAGATTGTATTCGCCTGGAGCCTGTGCTCGAACTTGATAAACTGGATAATCCCGCTGTGGTAATTTTTACCGACATGATGGTAAAATGCCGCGAGTGCGGTAACACTATCGGCCCCCGGGCGCTGGTAGCCGGATTACAGGAAAAGTTATCGGCAATGGGAGAGGCGATGGCGGCACAGTTTGAACTCTGCCCCGAGTGCAAGGTTAAGGCTCACTACGGCTATCAGGAGACTGCTCCTTCCGCTGAAGGCAAATCAGGTTGA
- the nrfD gene encoding NrfD/PsrC family molybdoenzyme membrane anchor subunit translates to MALEYSAVEGKSRNYYLLVGVLGALVLAGLASFIISYLQGHQVFGGSNVVPWGMPIVFLIYLIGLSAGSLIISSLTYVFGRDEYKPIARMAVFMAIVLIVGALIFIMVDLGRPEKFWRLFMFFYLNNMTSMFAINGILYGGYLTISLVYLGLIFANQLKLVKIMGTIAVGWASLVHMGTGAIFGFVAARETWFSPVRPLEFLAAALTSGLALLIVAVTLTLKFTGREVKKEMITSLGKLLTAFIIVLLVLVFVDKMTHYYEPHREAAAYMLAGAGSWVFWVLQIGMGAVIPLAILFNPRLNKTVRWIALAAASVVIGVFFERYYLVITGAAYPLDFYPGEIEGVWGVTGSFPVTPVETMMSVGIIALLGLVFVLGLKYLELLPPLEARAEAPPAKVTATEAAEVKIEEKPAAAESQASST, encoded by the coding sequence ATGGCTTTAGAGTACTCGGCAGTTGAAGGTAAATCGAGGAACTACTACTTGTTGGTGGGAGTTCTGGGTGCATTGGTGCTGGCCGGGCTGGCCAGCTTCATCATCAGCTATCTGCAGGGACACCAGGTCTTTGGCGGCAGTAACGTTGTTCCCTGGGGAATGCCTATCGTCTTTCTTATCTATCTCATCGGGCTGAGCGCGGGCTCGCTGATAATCTCCTCGCTGACCTATGTTTTCGGGCGGGATGAGTATAAGCCTATCGCCCGTATGGCCGTGTTCATGGCTATCGTCCTTATTGTCGGCGCGCTGATATTCATCATGGTTGACCTGGGCCGCCCGGAGAAGTTCTGGCGTTTGTTCATGTTCTTCTACCTGAATAACATGACTTCCATGTTCGCCATCAATGGCATTCTTTATGGTGGCTATCTTACGATTAGCCTGGTCTACCTGGGGCTTATCTTTGCCAATCAACTGAAACTGGTCAAGATAATGGGGACAATCGCTGTGGGCTGGGCGAGCCTGGTGCACATGGGTACGGGGGCAATCTTCGGTTTCGTGGCCGCCCGTGAGACCTGGTTTTCCCCGGTAAGGCCGCTGGAATTCCTGGCGGCGGCGCTGACCTCCGGGTTAGCCCTGCTGATCGTTGCCGTGACGCTCACCCTCAAATTTACCGGCCGGGAAGTCAAAAAGGAAATGATAACCTCTCTCGGTAAGCTGCTAACCGCGTTCATTATTGTTCTACTGGTGCTGGTCTTTGTCGATAAAATGACGCATTACTACGAACCACACCGGGAGGCGGCGGCCTACATGCTGGCAGGTGCCGGTAGCTGGGTCTTCTGGGTCTTGCAGATTGGCATGGGCGCCGTCATTCCCCTGGCAATCCTGTTCAACCCGCGACTGAACAAGACCGTGCGCTGGATAGCCCTGGCGGCGGCTTCTGTGGTGATTGGCGTTTTCTTTGAGAGGTATTACCTGGTAATCACGGGGGCGGCTTATCCACTGGACTTCTATCCGGGGGAAATAGAGGGGGTGTGGGGGGTAACAGGTTCCTTCCCGGTAACTCCAGTGGAGACCATGATGTCGGTGGGAATCATCGCTTTACTGGGGCTTGTTTTTGTGCTGGGCTTGAAATATCTGGAACTGCTCCCGCCGCTTGAGGCTAGGGCTGAAGCGCCTCCGGCGAAGGTAACAGCAACCGAAGCAGCCGAGGTGAAAATAGAGGAGAAACCCGCCGCGGCGGAGAGCCAGGCTTCTTCAACCTAG
- a CDS encoding 4Fe-4S dicluster domain-containing protein, with protein sequence MARWGMVIDLDKCAGCQACSVSCKTENDVPHGSPEEHIRRTAPFWHKVIAVSRGEYPAVGIDLIPMPCMHCDNPPCATVCPAKATYRRDDGIVVQDFRRCIGCKYCMIACPYGVRNFNYKEQAEKEYHRPDLPPNRADRGPWPFPRRLHGVVEKCTFCFHRVDQGIKEGKEIGVDVVPACAEACPTRAISFGDLDNPESQVAKLLATREAFRLRETMGTKPKVYYLPR encoded by the coding sequence ATGGCAAGATGGGGGATGGTTATTGACCTGGACAAGTGTGCCGGTTGCCAGGCATGCTCGGTCTCCTGTAAAACAGAAAATGACGTTCCCCACGGCTCCCCTGAGGAGCATATCAGGAGGACGGCGCCTTTCTGGCATAAAGTGATTGCGGTAAGTCGCGGTGAGTATCCGGCGGTGGGTATTGACCTGATACCTATGCCCTGTATGCACTGTGATAACCCTCCCTGTGCCACGGTCTGCCCGGCAAAAGCGACCTACCGTCGTGATGACGGCATCGTTGTTCAGGACTTCCGGCGCTGTATCGGCTGCAAATATTGTATGATTGCCTGCCCTTACGGAGTGAGGAATTTTAACTATAAAGAACAGGCGGAGAAAGAATACCACCGCCCTGACCTGCCCCCCAACCGGGCAGACCGGGGCCCCTGGCCCTTCCCCCGGCGGCTGCACGGCGTGGTTGAGAAGTGTACCTTCTGTTTTCACCGGGTAGACCAGGGAATAAAGGAAGGTAAAGAGATTGGCGTTGATGTGGTACCGGCCTGTGCTGAAGCCTGCCCGACGCGGGCGATATCCTTCGGCGATCTGGATAATCCTGAGAGCCAGGTAGCAAAGCTGCTGGCGACCAGGGAGGCATTTCGACTCAGAGAAACGATGGGTACCAAACCAAAAGTGTATTATCTCCCCAGGTAA
- a CDS encoding molybdopterin dinucleotide binding domain-containing protein, with translation GPVGRSFTRIGDDAQGFVRYRVETLIPWEELKENGVWVGPAYEYYKYDRIFETTSKKFEFYSGNLERQLQSIGKSADSRLAYLPHYEEAQSLGNEVDYPLLLSTYEPVMNIENGNQNYPWAQEFFLVMHGAGWTNFAEMNSRTARSLGIKDKDTVWVESASGRIKLTARVIEGMHPRVVSIAVGQGHYAGGVWQKGIGVNPNEIIGVDYDRLSGQSSFFNTRVKVYKA, from the coding sequence AGGGGCCGGTGGGGCGTTCCTTCACACGTATCGGTGATGACGCGCAGGGCTTTGTCCGTTACCGTGTGGAAACGCTCATACCCTGGGAAGAACTCAAGGAGAATGGCGTCTGGGTGGGGCCAGCTTATGAATATTACAAGTATGATCGTATCTTCGAAACAACGTCTAAGAAATTCGAGTTTTATTCCGGGAACCTGGAGAGACAGCTCCAAAGCATTGGGAAGAGTGCCGATAGCAGACTGGCTTATCTGCCCCATTATGAAGAAGCACAATCGTTAGGGAATGAAGTAGACTATCCTCTGCTATTGTCTACCTATGAGCCGGTGATGAATATCGAGAACGGCAATCAGAATTATCCCTGGGCGCAGGAGTTCTTCCTGGTGATGCACGGCGCCGGATGGACTAACTTCGCCGAGATGAATAGCCGTACCGCCCGTAGCCTGGGGATTAAAGATAAGGACACGGTCTGGGTGGAATCTGCCTCTGGTCGAATCAAGCTAACGGCCAGGGTCATTGAAGGGATGCATCCCCGGGTGGTCAGTATCGCCGTCGGCCAGGGGCATTATGCGGGTGGAGTATGGCAGAAGGGTATCGGCGTGAACCCTAATGAAATTATCGGCGTGGACTATGACCGCTTGAGCGGGCAGTCGTCCTTTTTTAATACCAGGGTCAAAGTTTACAAGGCGTGA